TGCTAGGCTCCTGGCTGGTTTTGATGCCCCCCCACAGGTTGTTGAGCAGATAAGAGAGAAGTACGGCCTCAATGACCCCCTACCAATTCAGCTCATTAAATACCTGGGGAACTTGCTCACATTCAACCTGGGAATTTCAATAAGGACGGACAATCCTGTTCTCAGTGAAATATTAGCAAGGCTTCCATACACTATATATCTCTCCATCGTCAGCCTAGCAATAGCCATAGCTGTTGGAATACCTCTTGGAGCCTATGCAGCCCTAAGGAAGGACTCAACCCTTGACTACTTAGTCACAGCATTTGCCTCTCTGGGCACAGCTATGCCAACATTCTGGCTGGGGCTCATGTTGATCTTCCTCTTCGCAGTTCAGCTCAAGCTCCTACCGGCAGGAGGGGCAGACTCCCCATACAGCATTCTGCTTCCCGCACTTACTCTTTCAATATCCGTGATGTCCCCAATAGTAAAAACAACGAGGTTCACCTTTCTCGAGGTTATGAGAGAGGACTTTGTCAAGCTCGCAAGGGCAAAGGGGCTCAGCAAGAACAAGGTGATATTCAAACACATCATGAGAAATGCCATGATACCAGTCCTAACAGTCATCGGGCTGCAGTTGGGCAACCTAATGAGGGGGGCAGTGATAACCGAGACGGTCTTCGCATGGCCTGGAATAGGGAGGCTTGTAGTGGACTCAATTTTTGCTAGAGACTATCCAATGGTTCAGGGGGCAATATTCATACTGGCTCTCATGTACGCGCTCATAAACCTGGCAGTTGACTCTCTCTACGCAGTAGTTGATCCAAGAATAAGGCTTGGAGGTGCTGCCTAGTGGATGTAAAGCTGGATTCCCTAAAGAGACTTGGATCGGTGGATTCCACCATAATCCTCATTACGAGGAGCAGGACGGGGATGCTTGGACTTTCAATGATTTCCTCTATTCTCTTTATTTCCCTCATAATAGGCATGATAAGCCCCTACAGCCCGATAAAGGGGAATCTGGCAGATGCGCTGAAACCGCCATCCCTCTCTCATATATTCGGAACAGACGAGCTGGGAAGAGATCTATTCACGAGAACCTTTTACGGAGTCAGAACATCGATACTCATATCTTTCCTGGGTGCCGGAATAGGTGCGGCTCTGGGAACACTGCTCGGACTAATGGCAGGGTACTTGGGGGGAATTGTGGACTACTCCCTCATGAGGCTCTCCGATGCTCTCCTCTCAATACCATCAATACTCATAGCAATAGCTCTAGTTGCCATCCTAGGTCCAGGAACAACCAACATAATCATAGCGATCGCATTTGGTTTAGTTCCTGCCTACATGAGGCTAACAAGGGGGATCGTTGTCCAAGTGAAGAACTTGGAATATGTCATAGCTGCTAAACTACTTGGTCTCAGCAGCACCAGGATAATGTTCAGGCACATACTCCCCAACATATCCTATCTCACAGTCTCTCAATTCACCCTAGATCTGGGAGGAGCCATACTAATGGCTGCTGGGCTGGGCTTTCTTGGTCTCGGAGTGCAGCCTCCCCAGCCTGAGCTTGGAACAATAATCGGAACAGCGAAGAACTACATAGGAGTAGCACCTTACTTGATACTCTTTCCGGGCCTAGTACTCCTCCTCCTGTCGCTTGGATTCAACCTCTTGGGCAACACTCTTAGAGATATAATAGACCCGTCATCGAGGGTGAGGATGAAATGAGCCTCCTGAGGATCAGAGATCTAACAGCATACTACTTTCTAGGAAGAAAGAGGGAGAAGGTACTGAGCGATATTGAGCTGAGCATTGAGAGGAGGGAAAGAATAGCAGTTGTTGGAGAGAGCGGCTCCGGAAAAACTACACTTGCATCCATCATAACTAGGATGGAAGCGGAGAATCTGGAGATAGCAAGTGGGGAAGTCTTGTTCGAAGGAAGAGATCTGCTCAAGGCAAGCGAGAGCGAGCTAAGGGAGATAAGAGGTAAGGAAATCTCAGTTGTATTTCAGAACCCATCAAGCTCCCTGGATCCCCTCTATCCTGTAGGGGAGCAGATAGCAGAGGTGTTCAGAGAGCATGGCTATGGAAAAAGCGAGGCCAAAAGCGAGGCAGTTGAGCTGCTGCGAAGCGTTGGAATACCAAACCCAGAGAGATCCTACTTTTCCTATCCCCACCAGCTCTCCGGAGGTCAGAAACAGAGGGTAGCAATAGCTATAGCCATAGCGCTGAGGCCGAAGCTGCTGGTTGCTGATGAACCTACAAGCGCTTTGGACGTATCCACACAGACACAGATAATTGACCTCCTCAACACACTTTCGCGGGAATATGGAACCTCCCTCCTCCTCATAACCCACGACATTGGAGTAGCCTATGATGCCTCCGATAGAATGGTTGTTATGTATGGGGGTAGGATCATGGAGATAGGAAGAACGGAAAAAATAGTGGAATCACCGCTTCATCCATACACGAGCTATCTTCTTTCCTCCGTCCCAATTGGCAAAAATGTAAAAAGAATTTGGAAGAGGGAGAGAAGGGCTTTTTCCCAATCCTCGAATGGATTTTCGATGGAGGGATGCCCCTTCAGTCCAAGATGTCCCCTCCCAAGCGAAAGGTGCTCTCTCTCAGCCCCTCCGCTGAAGGAAATAGACGGAAGGAGCGTCTACTGCTGGAAAGCAGAATCAGAGGTGATACTCAATGCATGGGGGCTCTAGCGCGGCTTCAGTAGCCAATCTGAAGAAAATCTACAGGCTCGGAAAAGGCTTCAGGAGGTCGGTGGAGATAAGGGCCATAGATGGAATAGACCTGAGCATAGAGAAAGGAGAAGTTCTGGGACTTCTCGGAGAGAGCGGCTCCGGAAAAACAACATTGGGGAAGATTCTCGTTGGCATAGAAAGACCATCATCCGGGAAGGCCGAGCTATTCGGAGAGAACATCGAGGAATATCTGAAGAAAAACAGGAGAAATGTCCAGATGATATTCCAGAATCCAGATACTTCGCTGAACCCAAGAATGAGAATCGGAGAAATTTTGAGGGAGGCACTTGAGGCGGGAGGAAGGAGCGGCAGTGAGCAGGAGATCAGGGAGCTGCTCGATATGGTAGGACTGGATCCAAAGATTTCCAATTACTACCCATCGCACATATCTGGAGGGCAGAAGCAGAGAGTTGCAATAGCAAGAGCCCTTGCTGTAAAGCCAAGCTTCATAGTAGGAGACGAAATTGTCTCTGGTTTGGATGCCACAGTGAAGGTTCAAATCCTCTCATTAATACGGGAGCTTCAAGAAGTCCTTGGCTTCACCCTCCTTTTCATAAGCCACGATCTTCCCATAACGAGGGCCATTAGCAACAGAGTCGCAGTCATGTATCTTGGAAAGATCGTGGAGATCCTCGATGCTGAGGAGCTAATTGAAAATCCCATGCACCCCTATACGAGGCACCTCCTCACATCTCTCCCCTCAATCTATCTGAGGGGAACAGACCTAGATGGTAAGAAGCTCCGACTGAAGGAAACTCATTCCCCTCCCCCTATCTCAGGCTGCAAGCTTCAGACAATATGCCCGCTTGCTACTGAGAGATGCAGGAGGGAGGATCCTCCTCCTGTAATGGAGGAAAAGGGCCATGTCGTTTTTTGTCATATATACACAAAGAACTGAGAGAGGCGTGTAAAAAATGAAAACAAACAAAATTGTCATAGATAATGTGAGAATATTCTCATCTGAGAGGATGAATCTAATAGAGAATGGAACAGTAGTTGTGGAAAATGGAAAGATAGTGGAAGCTGGAAGCAAGGGAAGCGTGGAGCTACCCCAAGATGCCCATCTCATAGATGGAAGAGGAAGGGTAGCCCTTCCTGGCCTAATCGATGCCCATCTCCACATAACTGGAATGAGGACAGGGGATAGCGTGAAGGAACCCCTCCTTACTCCAATGGGAGTGTTCTTTGCCAGGGGCGTGAAGGATCTGGAGAGGCTGATAAACGCAGGATTCACAACCATAGTGGATGCGGGTGGCATAGTTGCCCTTCACCTGAGAGAGGCCGTCAGCGAGGGAACAATTGTTGGACCTAGAATATTTGCTGCTGGCTTCTCCCTCTCCCCAACCTTTGGTCATGGAGACGTGCACTACATGCCTGTTGAATATGTTGATGCAAGGACCAGCAAGTTCATGAAGCCACTTAAGGGGCTAATATGTGATGGAGAAGCGGAATGCAGGAAGGCAGCCAGGTATGCGCTGAGAGAGGGAGCAGATTTCATAAAGGTAATGGCTACAGGTGGTGTGCTATCTCAGAGAGACAGACCAGAGTACAGACAATTCACACTAGAGGAGCTCAAGGTAATAGTTGATGAAGCCAGAGCGGCGAAAAGATTCGTTCACGCTCATGCTCAGGGAAAGGAGGGAATAATTAATGCACTCAATGCTGGAGTCAAGGTGATTGCCCATGCCATATACATGGATGAGGAAGCTGCGGAGCTTGCAAAGGAGAAAGATGCTGTAGTAGTTCCAACGCTTGCCATAGTACACAAAATACTTGAAGTTGGAGCAAAGGCCGGTATACCTGAGTGGGGGCTCAGGAAATCAGAAGAAGTCTTCAAGGAGCACGTGGAGAATGCTAGAAAGGCAAGAAAGCTGGGTGTGAAGCTGGCAACAGGGACCGACTTCCTTGGAGGATTCTTCCCACACGGGGAAAACGCCCTCGAGCTGAAGCTGTTTGTTGAGAAGCTCGGCATGTCCCCAGCAGAGGCAATAAGAGCTTCAACGGAAGTCGCTTCTGAAGTGGCTGGAATGAAGGAGATCCTTGGAAAAATAGAGAAGGGAAAACTGGCCGATTTAGTGCTTGTCAGAGAGAATCCTCTGCTCAGCATAGACTCCCTACTGAAAGCGGAGAACATAGAGCTAGTTATGAAGGGGGGAGAAATAGTAAAAAACTCCCTTCCTGAATAGCATCAAGATCGCTTAACTTTTTCAGCCATCAAACCTGCTATTTTTTTGAGCTCCTCCAGATCACTTGTTGTGGGCTTCACATTTATCTTCACTCCTCCAATATACTCCAGTCCCAAGCTCCTGAGAGCTTCTTCAATTTCCTTGTCCGCCCCTGTCCCCCACAGATATGTTACAACAGATGCAGCATATTTCAGCGGAGGCCTGAGGAGCTTAGCAACATTCAGATACAGTGCTGCCATTGGATGAACATGGGCCTCCAGCGTCGATGAAGCCAGCACTATGCCTCTCGAATCAACAAAATCCGCTGCTACATCCCCGGGATCAGCAAGGGAAGCATCATGCATTGCCACCTCAACTCCCCTAGCCCTCAGTTCCGATGCTATTAGCTCAGCAGCACTCAAGGCATGCCCCCACATAGATACAAACAAAACAGTAACCTTCTCTTTTGTTTTTCCCTCGCTCCAGTCTTTGTACAGCTGCATTATCTCGCCTGTCCTCCTGTATATTGGACCATGCGAAGGAGCTATCATTTTTATATTCAATCCGGAGATCTTCTGCAGAGCCTTCAAAGCATTCGTCCTGAAGGGCATCATTATCTCACCCCAGTACCTCTTTGCGTGATAAAGGACGTCATCAACCTCATCGCTCCAGAGCCCATTAGCCAAATGCGCTCCAAAGAAGTCACATGGGAACAAAATTCCGCGTTCTTCCAGAAAAGTGAACATGGTCTCGGGCCAGTGGAGCATTGGAGCCTCGATGAACTTCAATGTGTATTTTCCCAGATTTATCCTGTCTCCATCCCTCACAATAGCAATTCTCTCTTGCGGAATGTCGTAGAATAGCCTTACATACTTTGCTCCAAGTTGAGTAGTAACCAGCTTTATCTCCTTGCTCATGCTCAGCACTCTTGCAACTGCTCCAGCATGGTCAGGCTCAGCATGATTCATTACCAGATACTTTATTCTCTCTGGTTCGATGACCGATTTTATTCTGCTCTCCAGAACATCCTCGAAGCCAGGATTAACCGTATCAATTACAGCAGCTCCCTCTTCTCCGACAACTAAGTAGGAATTATAAGATGTCCCCCTTGGGAGGCGAATGAGGGAATCAAAGAGGGTTCTCGAGTAGTCCCTGGCTCCAATCCAGAAGACATTCCTATCTATTTCAACAGCTCTCAATAACAAATCAGGACACCAATATTACATGGGGAATTCCCCCATTTATTCATTGTCTTTATCAGCGACAATCGTTATTTTTGATTGAAAAAGATTAAATATATGGTTTAGTTTACAGAACTATTGAATATTCTAACCCACAAAAGTAGGTGGATTTTCTAATGGGAGGTGGAAAAAGAACCCTATCTTCTGCAGCAGTAGCAACAATAGCAATAATAATCGTGATCCTTGCAGTAATCGGAATATACTTGGCCACAAGGGGAGGAGCGCCTACAACCACTACGGTTTCTCCAACAACAACTCCTCTAACAAACACGACAGCGCCTCCAAAGCAAATATACATAGGTCTCGTTGAGCCCCTAACAGGAAGCTATGCTGTCTTTGGTCAAGAGGCGCAGCAGGCTGCCCAGCTGATAGTTGACATAATAAACAACGAGCTGGGCGGGA
The window above is part of the Fervidicoccaceae archaeon genome. Proteins encoded here:
- a CDS encoding ABC transporter permease, with the protein product MAFISFFARRLFGIMIVVFSVSIFMFILLRSIPGDPARLLAGFDAPPQVVEQIREKYGLNDPLPIQLIKYLGNLLTFNLGISIRTDNPVLSEILARLPYTIYLSIVSLAIAIAVGIPLGAYAALRKDSTLDYLVTAFASLGTAMPTFWLGLMLIFLFAVQLKLLPAGGADSPYSILLPALTLSISVMSPIVKTTRFTFLEVMREDFVKLARAKGLSKNKVIFKHIMRNAMIPVLTVIGLQLGNLMRGAVITETVFAWPGIGRLVVDSIFARDYPMVQGAIFILALMYALINLAVDSLYAVVDPRIRLGGAA
- a CDS encoding ABC transporter permease, whose product is MDVKLDSLKRLGSVDSTIILITRSRTGMLGLSMISSILFISLIIGMISPYSPIKGNLADALKPPSLSHIFGTDELGRDLFTRTFYGVRTSILISFLGAGIGAALGTLLGLMAGYLGGIVDYSLMRLSDALLSIPSILIAIALVAILGPGTTNIIIAIAFGLVPAYMRLTRGIVVQVKNLEYVIAAKLLGLSSTRIMFRHILPNISYLTVSQFTLDLGGAILMAAGLGFLGLGVQPPQPELGTIIGTAKNYIGVAPYLILFPGLVLLLLSLGFNLLGNTLRDIIDPSSRVRMK
- a CDS encoding ABC transporter ATP-binding protein, with amino-acid sequence MSLLRIRDLTAYYFLGRKREKVLSDIELSIERRERIAVVGESGSGKTTLASIITRMEAENLEIASGEVLFEGRDLLKASESELREIRGKEISVVFQNPSSSLDPLYPVGEQIAEVFREHGYGKSEAKSEAVELLRSVGIPNPERSYFSYPHQLSGGQKQRVAIAIAIALRPKLLVADEPTSALDVSTQTQIIDLLNTLSREYGTSLLLITHDIGVAYDASDRMVVMYGGRIMEIGRTEKIVESPLHPYTSYLLSSVPIGKNVKRIWKRERRAFSQSSNGFSMEGCPFSPRCPLPSERCSLSAPPLKEIDGRSVYCWKAESEVILNAWGL
- a CDS encoding ABC transporter ATP-binding protein yields the protein MHGGSSAASVANLKKIYRLGKGFRRSVEIRAIDGIDLSIEKGEVLGLLGESGSGKTTLGKILVGIERPSSGKAELFGENIEEYLKKNRRNVQMIFQNPDTSLNPRMRIGEILREALEAGGRSGSEQEIRELLDMVGLDPKISNYYPSHISGGQKQRVAIARALAVKPSFIVGDEIVSGLDATVKVQILSLIRELQEVLGFTLLFISHDLPITRAISNRVAVMYLGKIVEILDAEELIENPMHPYTRHLLTSLPSIYLRGTDLDGKKLRLKETHSPPPISGCKLQTICPLATERCRREDPPPVMEEKGHVVFCHIYTKN
- a CDS encoding amidohydrolase family protein — encoded protein: MKTNKIVIDNVRIFSSERMNLIENGTVVVENGKIVEAGSKGSVELPQDAHLIDGRGRVALPGLIDAHLHITGMRTGDSVKEPLLTPMGVFFARGVKDLERLINAGFTTIVDAGGIVALHLREAVSEGTIVGPRIFAAGFSLSPTFGHGDVHYMPVEYVDARTSKFMKPLKGLICDGEAECRKAARYALREGADFIKVMATGGVLSQRDRPEYRQFTLEELKVIVDEARAAKRFVHAHAQGKEGIINALNAGVKVIAHAIYMDEEAAELAKEKDAVVVPTLAIVHKILEVGAKAGIPEWGLRKSEEVFKEHVENARKARKLGVKLATGTDFLGGFFPHGENALELKLFVEKLGMSPAEAIRASTEVASEVAGMKEILGKIEKGKLADLVLVRENPLLSIDSLLKAENIELVMKGGEIVKNSLPE
- a CDS encoding FprA family A-type flavoprotein: MLLRAVEIDRNVFWIGARDYSRTLFDSLIRLPRGTSYNSYLVVGEEGAAVIDTVNPGFEDVLESRIKSVIEPERIKYLVMNHAEPDHAGAVARVLSMSKEIKLVTTQLGAKYVRLFYDIPQERIAIVRDGDRINLGKYTLKFIEAPMLHWPETMFTFLEERGILFPCDFFGAHLANGLWSDEVDDVLYHAKRYWGEIMMPFRTNALKALQKISGLNIKMIAPSHGPIYRRTGEIMQLYKDWSEGKTKEKVTVLFVSMWGHALSAAELIASELRARGVEVAMHDASLADPGDVAADFVDSRGIVLASSTLEAHVHPMAALYLNVAKLLRPPLKYAASVVTYLWGTGADKEIEEALRSLGLEYIGGVKINVKPTTSDLEELKKIAGLMAEKVKRS